A region from the Pempheris klunzingeri isolate RE-2024b chromosome 17, fPemKlu1.hap1, whole genome shotgun sequence genome encodes:
- the LOC139216507 gene encoding methionine-R-sulfoxide reductase B1-A-like, with protein MSFCRFVGGEVFKDHFKSGVYACSQCGHQLFSSRSKYEHSSPWPAFTETIHEDSVSKHEERPRTFKVRCGKCGNGLGHEFVNDGPAKGLSRFUIFSSSLKFIPKDKVDEQ; from the exons ATGTCGTTCTGTCGTTTCGTCGGAGGAGAGGTCTTCAAAGACCATTTTAAATCAG GGGTTTATGCATGTTCCCAGTGTGGCCACCAGCTGTTCTCCAGCCGCTCCAAGTACGAGCACTCTTCCCCCTGGCCGGCCTTCACAGAGACCATCCATGAGGACAGTGTGTCCAAACACGAGGAGAGACCCAGGACATTTAAG GTGCGGTGTGGGAAATGTGGAAATGGACTAGGCCATGAGTTTGTGAATGATGGGCCTGCCAAAGGACTGTCCCGCTTCTGAATATTCAGCAGCTCACTGAAGTTCATCCCTAAAG ATAAGGTTGATGAGCAGTAA